A segment of the Phalacrocorax aristotelis chromosome 5, bGulAri2.1, whole genome shotgun sequence genome:
CAGCGCAAGGCAAACCTGTAGTACTAGTACCGGTTATCACAAATTAGTGCGATTTTGACCTAATGAGCAACTTGCCCAAGCAAGGAGACATTCAGGTGTCTCATCATCCACAGATGAGTTAGGAAGGGTTTGGAAATGAGTTTAAACTATACAAAATCTGGTATAACTGTGTGTGAGGGTGGCTCTTGGAGGGCTTGCTCCAGGGGTATCACCGCTGCTGGCAAGCTGCTTGGCCAGGTTGACAGTACCAGGCTGGATGGAAAACAAGCTGGTTTGCTTTGCCCCCTGTGTCTGGATTTCTGCTGAACTAAATCCATGGCTTCTTGCAATATACCCAGAAAACTGGAGAGGAGCCCTCAGAAAGCTGCAAGCGTTAGCTGAGCCCTATTTAATGGGGTTTTAGCCTAATCTAATGGTGAACAAAAGggcattaataaaaaaaccaagaagctAGAAATTCTGGCAAAGTGTTAGAGTATATGAGTTCATCAGCAGAGACTAGAGGCTAAAATAAGAGCATATAGCCAGCAAGCATGAATGGCATCTACCCGGCACCTGCTGATGCCCCATACATCGAACAGGAGGCACGTGCTCATTGCAGGGGCCCACCATTTCCATTAACCAGAGAGGATCACCCCTTATTTATAGCCCCTCGCTAACATTCCCTCTTTGCCGAGGGAGGCGTATCCAGGGGGAAAATGCAATATAAACCGACTCAGGTTTCTTCCAACAAGTTAGCCATTGAACTTGataataaataagaataacCCTTCAGGAAAATAGCATCTGAGAAGGGTGGCATTTCCACCCTGGTATTTCTAGAGGATATTTGGGATGGCTATCAGGAGACCAAGAAGAATTGAACTCCCTGTAACTGAACTCCCATCTTGCACTCAGTAAGGGAAAACCCTGTGCGTGGACTGGAGGGACTGGGCACAGCACTTGCTTTGCCAGGCAACCCATGATGTACCAACCTTTATCCCAAAATTAAGGACAGGGAAATATTCCCTCTGCCTCGCCTATGCAGACATAAGTCTTCTGCCTGGGCACTCTCAGTACATAGCTCTTGCTAGAATTCTCGCAGTGTTTGTGCTCAGGGTCTCTAGGCACAGCTACCTCCTTGCCTGAGAAGGGAGCAGAGATGCTTTAGGCAttatctattaaaaaacaaacgaaaaagaacaaaagggaaTTTTCTTCTGGACTAGGCTGCTGCATGTTTTGCAAACCAAGTTAGGAAtacatatttccatttttccctgaagaaacaTCCCTTGGTTTGCcccaaatacattattttaggGTGCCAGAGCTAACAATGACATTAGGTTTAAGCTAACCCAGTAACATTAGAATGTCGTTATAATTAGGGCTACAAATTCCCTCTGTGAAGGACAGACAAGACCGGTAAACATGACCAAGTCGTGGTGTGATTTGATCCAGCAACTGACCCTCTCCAACAAAGTTTTACCAACCAGCAGCAGACAGCAAGCGCCAAAAAAGCCTCAGTGAGACAAGCCATTGCTTGAGAAAGGGATTCGGTATGTTTTAGAGTAAAAAGGGAATTGTAAAGTAAGGATCTAAGGATTTGGGGGCTGGCACAACCCCATACTCTATCCGCTCACCCACAACTGCAACCCCAGCAGAGAACAACCGCAGCAGATGTCTCTGGCCATGTCCAGCGAGGGCTGGCAGAATCTGGGACCATTACACCTGCAAAGGCTGCAGAAACAGCCTGTCCCCACAGATCCTGCAGGATTTTTTCCTGGCAAACTCAGGCTTGATACTCATGGGAAAAGCAGCCCAAGGAGGTATTTGCAGATCCTGCACCACCAAGGAGAGTGAATGTCTCACCAGCTCCTATCTTGGAGGAGGTGATGCTGAAGGTCCAGAGAGATTCAAGTAGATTATTActatttaattattattgttttcccCACATATGTTAGCATTCATCTGggccaggaaaaacaagcaatgCCCTGGCTGCATTCTTCCTCCCTGGggctcctcttcttccccatctCCCCTGCTGGAAGGATCAGGCAAGGACTCCActgccccccagctccccctcattttgcttctgtgtcAGCTCAGAACCTCACTTAGGGCTCTGGGTGATACCTGagctaaaagaaaagcttattagaggaaaataaaacaggtgTGTGGGAGGGGTTAAAGGTTGATATACCTCCCTAGACTCCAGCCAGCTACTGCTAAGgcttccccacctccccagcagcgTCCCTTGGGAAACATGATCTTGCCATGTTTTCAAGGTCTCACTTGGACAACATGTGGGTCTGGCCTTCCTCCAAAAAGTAACACCTCTGTGCCACAGAAGTGAGCTGAGCCCTGTGTGCTAACCTGGCTGCCGACAGCCCTGCCTGGGTGGTGACATTGAGCCATGCTGgccctggcagctcccagcaggagACAGAGCAGTCACTTTGATTCATTTAGACTGGCTGATCACATCCATTTActcacatacaaacacacacaaaaaaaaacccaaaacacaccaACCACCAACAGGGCATACCAGGCATGTTTAAGCCTTGTCTGTTGTCAGAAGGATGCAGGTGGAAAGCTCTGACGGAAACCAGCGTCCCTGCTTCTCAGCAGCCATAACCCCTCTTTGCAGCTATGCACAGTGATGTTAGAGGGAAGGAGAAGTAGGAGCAGTGATTTAGGATAGGGAGGATTGCTTACCTTGATTTATTCCTCCTGGGAACTGCAGGTGCTGCCACTCCATCATCACCAGGTGCCAAACAAGCCAACAAAATTTGTTTCCACAGACTTAAACCATCTgcaaaagtgtttcttttcaggACAGGCAGAAAACCCGCTTTAGTCCTCTCTGGGGTGAGAGACCAACACAGGCATTTGGGTCCCTTAACAGGAGAAGAGAAATCCATTTCATACCCAAGTAAACTCACACCAAGCTCCTCTGCTGCACAGAGGCATTACTGAGGGCTTCCCTCCATATCAGTTTGGTCTCAGCACAGATTAAGGTGAAGGTAGCGGTTTAGGATGTTTTCAGCTGAGAAGCTCTATGGATATCAGCCAAAGGATGGGAATGTATAGATTGTCTCCATAACatcccagggctgtgccagtgccaggagatGAAGGGGCCCATCACCATACGTGTCCTCATCACGGCTGGATGCATCCCATGCCCCTCACTGGCCAGGACAGGCCTAGCTGGCATGGCTAACCATGGACACTGGTCCCAGTGCTGCACAACCATTGGCACAGCCGGGATAAGGCTCAGCAGTCCCTGGTGGGTCTAGGATGGTGGAACCGTGGTGGGTCAAGGTGGTCAAGGATGGTCAGGGATGGCCATCCATGAATGATAATGGTCAAGAGCAAGAAGGAGACATTGCCCAAACCATCACCACCCTGCAGTGGGCACCAGGGCACAGAGTCACCCTCCCcagcttctgcttctccttccccaaATCCTTGAGTGCCCCAAGCCCTGTGAAAGCCCATCACCATTTTGACCCCCATCCTCACTCCATGCCACCTCCCACCCCATCATCCCCGTGGCTCCCACTTCAGCCCATAACCCCCAAAACCCATCTGGGGAGCGCACCCCGCAGCCTTCCCATCTCTTTGCAGATGTGCCAAGCTCCTGCTGAGACACAGGGCCACTGTCAACCTGCCCAGTGAGGATGGGGGGGAGACAGCACTGCACGTGGCGGCCAGGCACTGCCTCTGCGACCATGCCCGCCTCTATCTGCGGCACGGGGCATGCGTCAACACATGCAGCACAAGAGAGGAGACGGCTCTCAGCATCCTCTGCGAGCAGGTGTCCGACACTGGCAAGGGGTGCCTGCAGCTTTGCCAGCTGCTGGTGGCCCATGGCGCCAACATTGATGCCCGGGATGAGATGCGGAGGAGCCCCTTGCACAAGGCATGTGCAGCTGCCAACGCTGGCCTGGCACACTTCCTTCTGCGGCATGGGGCTGACGTCAATGCCATCGACTATGATGGCATCTCCCCTCTGGGCTGCACTCTGCAGAGCGCTGCCTTCAAGCGGGACCTGCAGCCCCACCTCACCGTCCAGCTGCTGCTCAACCATGGCTCCCAGAAGATATGGCCCCCTGCCTTCATCAAGGTACCAACCCCAAAACAGCCCCTCTGCATCTCCTTGCATCCAGGATTTTGCAGTTGGGATCTGGGTACTTTGGGAAGTAGAAAGCCAGAGGGTTAGGAGAATTTGGGAGAGCCTCCTGgtctgggcagggagaggggaccATGGCATCAGGGTTGGCAATGCTGTTGGGAATGATGGAAATTAAAACACCCACATAGGGTGGCAGCggggtgtcgtggttcagcctcagctggcaactaaacaccacgcagccgctcgctcgctccccccacccctgtgggatggggaagagaattggaagagcaaaagaacttgtgggttgagataagcacagggCAGGATGGAGGGAGCCAGTATGGGCAGGGGGGACTGGCATGGAGGATTTTTTCCTGCCTGGGGATGTCAGAGAGAGGCTTAGTACATCAGCTGTCAGGACAGCTGCCTTATGGCTCTGTATTTCATTGATTTTACATcaagcaataaagaaaatattatccCAGCTTATCATGCACAAGccaaaaatgtaaataagaagCAAGGGCCTCATCCAGAGGAAGAAGTGTCACAGCAAAGCAGGTCTTCCCACCACTTGACAGGTGGAGAAAGACCTCCAAAGCATGCCAGGACAAACCCTACGCCTGCCTCATATTGACACGGGCCCGTCCCAGCCTGGACCACAGTGGGGCAGGATGagcccctgctgcagcacatggaTGCTCTGCCCCTCTGGGACATGCATCTTTGCCTGAACACCCTCCCTATTGCCCGCAACTAGGTGCTGAAGTCCTGTGCGGCCGTGCCAGAGATCATTGAAGTCCTCTTCAATTCCTACTCGCAAATCCCTGTCTCTGAGAAGTGGGCGGAGGCCGTGCCAGAGGAGGTGTTTCAGGTGAGACAGTGCTGGTGGTTTGGCAGGGACAGCTGAGCCCCGAGGAAGGGGGTTTACCCACTGGGaggtcttttttccccaccctaaCTTCActtggagggggggaagggggataGTCCTCGGAGCACCCCAACACACAAAATCCATCTCAGCAGCTTTGCATCCCTTTAGCTCCATCAACACCAAAACCCCCATTCCTGCCCCTGGCCCACAACAAAATACAATCCCAACATCTGGAAGTGACCCTGGACCCAGACTGCTGCTCCACAGGAGCCCATGCCACTAATTTTGATTTTAAGAAGCTCGTCCCCACCTGTGCAACAGGTACAGCCAGCCTGCTTTTGAATGATCTTGGATGGCTGCTTTGTCCCCACAGGTCCTTGGTTAGCTTGACTGTGAGGGGAGACAGATGCTGAAACACGAATAAAGCCCTTCAGCACGCTCCAGAGGTGGGAGAGATGGGTTTAATTCCAAGCTAAGTAAAGGCTGAAGCTGCACAGACTGACCCTGCTTTGTTTCCCCATCTTAGAAACAAGCAGGTCTCTCCTGCATCAGCTGTAAGGCTTTCTGCAAGAATGGTCATGAAAGCGTCCTCCCCAAACAGTGCCTGCAGCGAGGCTGGGTTTCTTCACATGTGCTTCCACAGGAGCATTCCTCACCCAGCCTTTGCTTGCAGGAGCCGCAACAGCACACAGACCCCTAACCCACAGACAAACATCGGCGATGGGTTTCTTACCTCCTCCCCTTACACCTCCATCTCAGAAGTATCTCTGGCTTGTTTGGCttaacctggaaaaaaataaaaccaacagatGTTCATGTTTCCCCCCATCTCTTTGCAGCAGCACCAGTTATTCTACGAGTCCTTTTTCCGGCTGGCGGGTACAGCCCGGTGTCTGCAACATTTATGCCGCTCCACCATTCGGAAAAAGTTGGGCAGCAAATGCCATTGCCTTATCCCCTTGCTGCCTGTGCCCAAGCCTTTGCACAATTACCTGCTGCTGGAGCCTGAAGGAGTCGTGCTTTGAAGGGCTGAGAGGAGCCGACCGCCGTCCGCCGTCCAGCCCTTCCTTACCTTGTTGTCCCTCGGTGTAGCACAGAAGCATCCATTTCTGTCAGCCGAGGGAAGGAGTGCCGGTTTTCATGATAGATGATTGTTTTTCAGGGATTTATAACGTAACTAAAATGTGCTTTTGGCTGTAACTttgtatagatttttttttctaattgtgctttaaatatattataaagAGTAGTAAAATGATTAGTAGCTGTTACAAGCATGCTGCAGATATGAATAATACTCATTATAAAGCATCTCTGCAAAGCAGCGGGGCTCCTCAGGTGTGCAAAGGCAAGCATGCACGGCAGACAACTAAAATCAGCCCACGTGGGCATCAAATCCCTTTGGATAGATCTCGCCCAAGAGTGGCACAAGCAGAATTGGGACCAGAGGTGCATCGTGGAAGCCGCTAGCAGGATGCAGTGTCCAGTGGCATTAATATAGACTGTAAAATAGACCAAAAATCTATTAGTTGATGTAGAAGCCACCAAGAAAGAGCTCGTTACTCCACGCAGCACCAGAGGCGGGAGGGTAACAAGGCCTATTTCTCCCAGCCCCCACAGTCCAAGGTGCACCAGCACCTCCCGTCCCCATCATGCCCATCGCTGCTCCCAGGCTGGCACACGGAGGGGCCAGAAAGCCTGGTGGCAACCCAAAGTGGAGGAGTTTGGGCTTTCATTTCACATGGTGACTTGGCAAAAGGTACCAGAGAGAAGCGGGGATCTGTTTTCCCAGACCCTGGGGCTCcccaaattaatttctgttgaaCCAAAGCAAGCATGCACACATGCCCCTTGGAAGAACAGCTGTCCTTATGCTAGCAGCTCTGCCACAACATTCGCCAAATTGTTCCACTGCTTAATTACACTCACTATTTAAAGgtatagataaaaataaatcagcttttttCCGTGATTGACTGGACTTTGTACCAGCACCCCGCGCTATTGCAGGTTATACAGCCGACGTGCACAGGATGCGGGCAGCATCCTTGGCTCCCAGAGCTGGTGCCCATGGACCAGTGAGTGTGGAaatggggagggaaaggaaattcCCCCCACTCCCAGGTTCcacctgctgcttctgcagctttcCTCCCACTTTAAGTTGTACACAGGTGTGCAAGGGCATCGCCAAGCCCACCCACCACATCATGTTCCCCATCTTTGGTGCCTAAGCCCTGTCCCACACGGAAATGCCCCATGGCAAATCTCTGTGACAGCTTGAGACCTGGCATTTCATGACTTTAGTGGCTGTTTTACCTTACGGTTTGTTTCAGGGGTCAGAGGGGGGTGGGGAATTGAAGGGTTTTTAGGGAAACCCGGTCCTGGCTGAGTCATTGCTTGTTTGAACCAGGCAAATCTAAAATTTGGTGCCTCTAATGAGTCTTTCATCTTTTGTGCGGGCCGGGAGGGGGAAGAATGATTCGTTTTACATCTGTATTGGGCAAGTTTGCATGGAGATGGAGTCCCACCAGGTGACCGCATCCCCCCAAAATCCGTGTCCGGCTCGCCATCCTGCAGCTAcccttggggaaaaaacataCATCAAAgtaggggagggagaaaaaaaaagcaggtctGTGCGGATGGAGAGGCGGCAGGGGGTGCGGGAAAGGATGGTGGAGCCgtgggaggtgggaagggccgCGGACACGCGTGGGCTGCGCGGCGCCCCGCGGCCAGCAGGGGGCACCCTGGGCACGGCCGCTGTGGGGAGCCGGGACCcacggcgggggggggcggcagcGGCTCCCACGCCAGGAGGGGCCGGGGGACGGCAAAACCCCCcgcaaaaagaaaggaaaaaaagggaaaaatcgtttaaaaaatacttttagggtttgggggtgggtttggagttttttcccttctatttaAGCCGTTCTGCCGGTGGCggcgggagcggagcgggcgCGGATACGAGCgggatgatgatgatgatgatgatgattatgatgatgatgatgatgatgatgatgatgctcCGGGCggaatgatgatgatgatgctcCGGGCTCGCCTGCTTGGGCTGAGAAGTTTGGCGGGCGGGCAAGGAAGCGTTTGggtacatacatatatatatatctctctctctatatatatatatctatctcattttttccctcctgccgGCGCCTTGTTTTGATGCAGATGTTATGGGAAAGgatcatttttattatttttttttccagcagctaAAGACGGGAGGTCACATTAACTTATAATACGGAGACACATAAAAATGCGATTATGCCTGCTAAACAGAACACAGTAGGCTGCTAGTTAAGACAATGAGATTTCCAGGAAGCGATGCATAAATTCTTCaaaaaatgacacatttttcaCGTTTCATTCCAATTAAATTACTGAGGCAGCTAACACAGCGCTGCACACACCATACATTTGGGTGAAATGAAGGCTTTTctggggtgggttttggtttggggttttgttgttgttgttgtttggggttggttttctttttgttttttttttttttataagtcTATCTGGATGCACGTTTTATGAAAGGCGGTTAATATTAACCTGCTATCAAGGAAAAAATGTCAGAGACCTGCGCTCCTCGCCTTTTTCTTGTGGCGGGGCTGCTCTGTCTCGGTTTTCCGAGCAATAAAACGCCGATTGTCCTGGCCGGCAGCGgctgcaaaataatttccaaataatAGGAATTACCCGCCCTGATGCACAGACGGCTCTGTTCGCAATGGAGTCGGTTAAacagccggggctggggagaatTCAGGAGccgccccccaaaaaaaaccccaacaatatATAAAGGTTTTGCCAACCCGTCGGGTGTTTTCCCCATCCCTCCGAAGCTGTCGGCAGGATCGGGCCCCCCCGGGGCGGCGTGaggggggtgttggggtgagTGGGTGTCCCGGTGGGAAGCCGGGTTTGGTCCCGACAGCCTTCTTGGTGGCTGAAAAGGGGCTCACCAGGGTGATAATCAAGCCCCGAAGTGGCCCCGGTAATGAAAtagcttttgatttttattttttttttttaaggcgAGAGAGGCATCGCGCAGCCTGCGCTGAGGCGGGTGATCCGCAGAGCAATACAAAtcagaaatgagattttttgAAGTCCTAATGAACCTGATTGCATGAACATTTATAATCCCCCATGGCTTTAAATGAAATCAGATATAATCAGGAGCTATGGGGAAAGGGAGTGTTTACAGGCAGAGATTGGGAAGTGCTGCTGTATTAGTAAAGATGCTGTTCCTTCTATTGATGTCTAAAATGATGGATAATGTGAGAATGGCAAATATACTATTTGTCTAATGGCTCTGCAATTAAATTCCCCTGTAAATGACCCATGCCTCATTTCATCCTAATCTATGGAATTTTGATTGAATTCGTCAGCTCTAATTGAAAAATACTGCACTTTAATGTCTGCAGTGCAGTTTCAGGACGGCGCTGGTTTTAATGAGACGGTGCCCCTCTGACCTGGGAATATTTTAGACttttatttgggatttttaaacTGGTGGATTTCTCAACTGTGGTCCACGAAAAGCCGTGAATGAGAGTGCGTGTGGTTTTTCCACCGCTAGAGATAATCCCTCCGTACCCAGGCGTTTTATTAAGGTCTCCTTCAGTgctcttaaaatatttggacTCCGGTTATTTAAATACGCAccaatttaaaagcaaaaaaaaaaaaaaaaaaaagcctatttcCCCTCATCCGAACGAATTTCGGGATTACCGAAGCTAAACTtcgttccttttttttttttttttaacctgcacGCCGTTATTTTTTGCCCTTttactctccttttttcctaacCCGAAAAGCCCGAGCGCCTTcaagtttgttaaaaaaaaaaaaatcagaaacaggagggaggaaaaataaaaaacaccacaggagaaaaaccaacaacaataacaacaacaaaaaagcagcacatctgCCGGGCGTGCGGTGGAAGGTGCGGGGAGAGGGGCCCCCCCCGCCAGAGCCgcccccggggcagccccgctccccgccggagccggagccgggcTCCCCGCCTGGGAGGAGCTCCAACGGGAGCACGCGAAGGAATTAATGGGATTAAGCGGTTTGGgtttaggtttgggttttttttttttttccttttccctgcttgGAAGCCGAAGGGGGAGGCGGGAGGGGTTTTCCCGGCGTTGCAGTGGCACCTGCGGACACGCGTGGGGCGGCGGGTCGCATCCCGCGGCGGgcgccctccctccctgccagtCAGCATGCCCGTCCCAAGGGCCAAATCCtgcttcccccgccccccatcCCTCCTATTCCCCTCTCCTGCAACCTGGACACGCTGAAGCACGCCCACAGCCACGCAAAAAACTGCCTCCTAGCCGAGCCCTTCACCGCAGGGATGACCGCCCTCCCGATGCTGTGGGGGTACAGGGTGGAGAGCCCACGGCTG
Coding sequences within it:
- the ASB18 gene encoding ankyrin repeat and SOCS box protein 18, which gives rise to MGELPGPVTEKLQISPKLDLEHPVTAHAPATKYYMALVKGDLRNLEVLTDRYYQDVNLVFEISKNELEWQVKSQASYGLSGLWSLEYKRELTTPLCLAARWGHAASLRHLLRRRADPDLAPGGRGPLHEACLGGHTDCVELLLEHKADPNLQTDEGLAPLHLCTTQDSLGCAKLLLRHRATVNLPSEDGGETALHVAARHCLCDHARLYLRHGACVNTCSTREETALSILCEQVSDTGKGCLQLCQLLVAHGANIDARDEMRRSPLHKACAAANAGLAHFLLRHGADVNAIDYDGISPLGCTLQSAAFKRDLQPHLTVQLLLNHGSQKIWPPAFIKVLKSCAAVPEIIEVLFNSYSQIPVSEKWAEAVPEEVFQQHQLFYESFFRLAGTARCLQHLCRSTIRKKLGSKCHCLIPLLPVPKPLHNYLLLEPEGVVL